In Tenrec ecaudatus isolate mTenEca1 chromosome 4, mTenEca1.hap1, whole genome shotgun sequence, a single window of DNA contains:
- the LOC142445885 gene encoding olfactory receptor 51I2-like produces the protein MSMFNGSSYQPQFFLLSGIPGMEDAHIWISIPLSIMYIIAILGNSIIIHIIRKNSSLHEPQYIFLSMLAATDTGMSASTLPTVLNVFLFNHREIEFHGCLAQMFFIHTFSSMESAILLAMAFDRFVAIRNPLRYTVVLTPSRITQLGLVAVTRGVALMAPLPILLNRLPFCKSVILSHSFCFHPDVMKLACGSIHVNVIYGLTLVLCSFGVDSVFIVLSYALILKTVIGIASREGRLKALNTCVSHILTVLIFYVPLIVLALIHRIGKYHSPLPHVTMSNIFLFLTPVLNPLVYSVKTRQIRNVLCRLFALKVG, from the coding sequence ATGTCCATGTTCAATGGCAGCAGCTACCAGCCACAATTCTTCCTTCTTTCGGGCATCCCAGGGATGGAAGATGCTCATATATGGATCTCCATCCCACTGAGCATCATGTACATAAttgccattcttggaaacagtatcATCATTCACATAATACGGAAAAACTCCAGTCTTCACGAGCCCCAGTATATATTTCTATCTATGTTGGCAGCTACAGACACAGGCATGTCAGCCTCCACATTGCCCACTGTTCTTAATGTCTTCCTTTTTAATCATCGAGAGATTGAGTTCCATGGCTGTCTGGCTCAAATGTTCTTCATTCATACTTTCTCTTCCATGGAGTCAGCCATCCTGCTGGCCATGGCATTTGACCGTTTTGTGGCCATACGCAACCCATTGCGCTACACTGTGGTCCTGACCCCTTCTCGAATTACTCAGCTGGGGTTGGTAGCTGTGACGCGGGGAGTGGCATTAATGGCTCCCCTGCCTATTCTGCTCAACCGACTTCCCTTCTGTAAAAGCGTCATCCTATCACATTCTTTCTGTTTCCACCCTGATGTGATGAAGTTGGCTTGTGGATCTATTCATGTCAATGTCATCTATGGACTGACCTTGGTTCTTTGCTCATTCGGTGTTGACTCTGTCTTTATTGTCCTATCCTATGCTCTAATCCTGAAGACAGTTATAGGTATTGCATCCAGGGAGGGAAGACTGAAAGCACTCAACACTTGTGTTTCCCATATTCTCACTGTCCTCATATTCTATGTCCCACTTATTGTTCTAGCCTTAATCCACAGGATAGGCAAGtaccactcccctctcccccatgtaaCCATGtctaacatttttctttttcttacacctGTCCTCAACCCATTGGTGTACAGTGTGAAAACAAGACAGATTAGGAATGTGCTGTGTAGACTATTTGCACTTAAGGTGGGATGA